The stretch of DNA CGCCAGCACGGTGAGTCCGGCCTCGTGGAGAGCGGCGACGGCGTCGTCGAGGGCCACCCCGGTGACGACGGGCAGGTGGAAGAGGCTTCCGGCCGTGGAGCGCACGACCTTCGGGGCGGTGGGGTCCACGCTGCCCCGCACGAGGACGACAGCGTCGGCTCCAGCGGCGTCGGCGGCTCGGATGATGGTGCCGGCGTTTCCGGGGTCCTGGGCCTGAGTGAGAACAGCAACGAGCCTGGCCCCCTCCAGCGCCGCTGCCAGCGCCTCGGAGCCGGTGGCCTCCTCAGTGGCGACGACGGCGAGGACGCCCTGGGCGTCGGCGCTCATGGCGTCCATGACCTGCTCACTGGTGACGTGGACGTAGAGCTCCGCAGCGACCGTCTCCTCCCAGATATCAGTATGGCGCTCGACGGCGGATTCGGTGAGGTAGACGTCAAGGACACGGTCGGAGGCGTGGCGGACCGCCTCGCGTACGCCCTGGGGGCCTTCGACGAGGAAGCGGCGGTGCTTGTTCCTGACGTTGCGGCGGGACAGGCCGGCCACGCGTGAGACGCGGGCCGAGCCCAGGTTGGTCAGCACCTCGTGGCCGGCGGCCGGCCCCTCACTGACGGTGCGGCGCCGCGGCCCGCGAGCAGCAGACCTCTCGGCAACGTCGTCGAGGATCTCGTCAGCGTCTGGCAAGGAGTGAGGACTCATGCGAGCAGCCTACGTGAGTGACGGGTGAGAACGTCGAATCCTCACCACAGACCTGTTCAGAGGTCAGTGGCGAGGATTCGACGATCATG from Actinomyces sp. Marseille-P3109 encodes:
- a CDS encoding TrmH family RNA methyltransferase, which codes for MSPHSLPDADEILDDVAERSAARGPRRRTVSEGPAAGHEVLTNLGSARVSRVAGLSRRNVRNKHRRFLVEGPQGVREAVRHASDRVLDVYLTESAVERHTDIWEETVAAELYVHVTSEQVMDAMSADAQGVLAVVATEEATGSEALAAALEGARLVAVLTQAQDPGNAGTIIRAADAAGADAVVLVRGSVDPTAPKVVRSTAGSLFHLPVVTGVALDDAVAALHEAGLTVLAADGRGDFDLFDAESLLEAPSAWLLGNEAHGLPSEALSRADAVVSIPIYGKAESLNVAAAAAVCLYASARAQA